Proteins encoded together in one Candidatus Hydrogenedentota bacterium window:
- a CDS encoding STAS domain-containing protein yields MELSKSDKDGTYTISVTGEIDLYSSPDLRSAITKAIPAAASALRIDLSAVEYMDSSGVATLVEGLRACMERSVAFVLHKPSQPVLKVLQLSRLDTVFTIK; encoded by the coding sequence ATGGAACTTTCGAAATCGGACAAAGACGGCACGTACACCATTTCGGTAACGGGCGAGATCGACTTGTACAGTTCGCCGGACTTGCGCAGCGCCATCACCAAAGCGATACCCGCCGCGGCCTCCGCGTTGCGCATCGATCTCAGCGCCGTCGAGTACATGGACAGCTCGGGCGTGGCGACGCTGGTCGAGGGGCTGCGCGCGTGCATGGAGCGCAGCGTGGCGTTCGTGCTGCACAAACCGTCGCAGCCCGTGCTCAAGGTGTTGCAGTTGTCGCGGCTCGACACGGTGTTTACGATCAAGTGA
- a CDS encoding SpoIIE family protein phosphatase yields the protein MLRGYLVCKKNGDGTRRVPVGTSITLGRSVECGCVVDDAAASRRHVRISVEGDRFLWKDLNSTNGTQLNGTPMLEGVLKNGDKLQIGETVIGFEIEEYVEEQEEGGATTTFTETIANWQKSGPHEPKEERSENLLRAVYTVMNEISSNYEPCPLLDHILKTTMKAIDAQRGAIVFASEEGKGLEPCPICRKYHVIARGKVQHVGERDFHISETVAQRVIKKGESLLYQDTDRDSEFNVSESIRSLKLRSIICAPLRGKFGIFGILYVDSDSPRHQYTHEDMLLSTAVGNSAGLALENARMHSQIVEKHRTDSEIQHAWQIQQGFLINDWPNEDPRFQVYGDTRPAKTVGGDFYDFVCPDENHVGILIGDVSGKGVPAALTMAQLLAEFRLCARDCFSPSRVFTDLNRTMCKQGVRGTFCTMSYVILNLESGRVLCASAGHHPAMAVGKGDLRIFGNATGPPVGVMPDNPWTDTDAKLKLGETLVLYTDGIVEARAPHTRSGRSPLPDEFGAENLARAAAGQYAATPREMVEAINKEVREYCAPAAPHDDCTMIALKYLVDPS from the coding sequence TTGCTGCGCGGATACTTGGTGTGCAAGAAGAACGGCGACGGGACGCGGCGCGTGCCGGTAGGCACGTCGATCACCCTGGGCCGTTCCGTCGAATGCGGGTGCGTGGTGGACGACGCGGCCGCCTCGCGGCGGCACGTGCGCATTTCGGTCGAAGGCGACCGCTTCCTCTGGAAAGACCTCAACAGCACGAACGGCACGCAACTCAACGGCACGCCCATGCTCGAAGGCGTGCTGAAGAACGGCGACAAACTCCAGATCGGCGAAACCGTCATCGGGTTCGAGATAGAAGAGTACGTTGAAGAGCAGGAAGAAGGGGGCGCGACGACCACCTTCACCGAGACCATCGCGAATTGGCAAAAGTCCGGCCCGCACGAACCCAAAGAGGAACGCTCCGAAAACCTCCTCCGCGCCGTGTATACGGTGATGAACGAGATTTCGTCGAACTACGAGCCGTGCCCCCTGCTCGATCACATTCTCAAGACGACAATGAAGGCGATCGACGCCCAGCGCGGCGCGATCGTCTTCGCGTCCGAAGAAGGCAAAGGGCTTGAACCATGCCCCATTTGCCGCAAGTATCACGTGATCGCGCGCGGCAAGGTGCAACATGTCGGCGAGCGCGACTTTCACATCAGCGAGACCGTCGCGCAGCGCGTCATCAAGAAAGGCGAGAGCCTGCTCTATCAGGACACGGACCGCGACAGCGAATTCAACGTCAGCGAAAGCATCCGCTCGCTCAAGCTGCGCTCGATCATTTGCGCGCCGCTGCGCGGCAAGTTCGGCATCTTCGGAATCCTCTACGTCGACAGTGACAGCCCGAGGCACCAGTACACGCACGAGGACATGCTGCTCAGCACCGCCGTCGGGAACAGCGCGGGCCTGGCGCTCGAGAACGCGCGCATGCACAGTCAGATTGTCGAGAAGCACCGGACCGATTCCGAAATCCAGCACGCGTGGCAAATTCAGCAGGGCTTCCTTATCAACGACTGGCCCAACGAGGACCCGCGTTTCCAGGTCTACGGCGACACGCGCCCCGCGAAAACGGTGGGCGGCGATTTCTACGACTTTGTGTGTCCCGACGAAAACCACGTGGGCATCCTCATCGGCGATGTCAGCGGCAAGGGCGTGCCCGCGGCGCTGACCATGGCGCAGTTGCTCGCCGAGTTCCGCTTGTGCGCGCGCGACTGTTTCTCGCCGTCGCGCGTGTTCACCGATCTCAACCGGACGATGTGCAAGCAGGGCGTGCGCGGCACGTTCTGCACGATGAGCTACGTCATCCTGAATCTGGAAAGCGGGCGCGTGCTGTGCGCCAGCGCGGGCCATCATCCCGCGATGGCGGTCGGCAAGGGCGATCTGCGCATCTTCGGGAACGCCACGGGCCCGCCGGTCGGAGTGATGCCGGACAATCCCTGGACCGATACCGACGCGAAATTGAAACTCGGTGAAACGCTGGTGCTGTACACCGATGGGATCGTCGAAGCGCGCGCGCCCCATACGCGCTCCGGGCGATCGCCGTTGCCCGACGAATTTGGCGCGGAAAACCTCGCGCGTGCCGCCGCCGGGCAATACGCCGCCACGCCGCGCGAGATGGTCGAAGCGATCAACAAGGAGGTCCGCGAGTACTGCGCCCCCGCCGCGCCGCACGACGACTGCACGATGATCGCCCTCAAATACCTCGTGGACCCGTCATGA
- a CDS encoding ABC transporter permease has product MDALTYVFGFTGRVTLNSLYAVARVCVLLSDTANWTFFQPLRGRGIRLRSAVEHFVQFGVNSLPIVGLICFLIGGIMAMQSVYLLRAFGATQYVANLVGVIAIRELAPLMTAILLTGRSGSAITAEIGTMKVSEEIDALEVMGVNPTKHLVVPKFLAMLFAIPCLTMLGALIMIFGGFAVTVWVVGIEPDVYIHNTIKSIKMRDFATGMSKSVFFAIVICLVGVYRGFQVEGGAEGVGRMTTSSVVTSIFLIIFVDLIFTYLFFF; this is encoded by the coding sequence ATGGACGCGCTGACCTACGTATTCGGCTTCACGGGGCGAGTCACACTCAACTCGCTCTACGCCGTCGCGCGTGTGTGCGTGCTGCTGTCGGACACCGCGAACTGGACCTTCTTCCAGCCCCTGCGGGGAAGGGGGATTCGGCTGCGCAGCGCCGTCGAACACTTCGTGCAATTCGGCGTCAATTCCCTTCCCATCGTCGGGCTCATCTGCTTCCTCATCGGCGGAATCATGGCGATGCAGTCCGTGTACCTGCTGCGCGCGTTCGGCGCCACGCAGTACGTCGCGAACCTTGTCGGCGTCATCGCCATCCGGGAACTCGCCCCCCTGATGACCGCGATCCTGCTCACGGGCCGAAGCGGCTCCGCGATCACGGCGGAAATCGGTACGATGAAAGTGTCGGAGGAAATCGACGCACTCGAGGTCATGGGTGTAAACCCGACCAAGCACCTCGTCGTCCCGAAGTTCCTCGCGATGTTGTTCGCGATTCCATGCCTGACGATGCTCGGCGCGCTCATCATGATTTTCGGCGGGTTCGCCGTCACCGTGTGGGTCGTCGGCATCGAACCGGACGTCTATATTCACAACACGATCAAATCGATTAAGATGCGCGATTTCGCGACCGGTATGTCGAAGAGTGTGTTCTTCGCGATCGTCATTTGTCTCGTCGGCGTCTACCGCGGTTTCCAGGTCGAAGGCGGCGCGGAAGGCGTGGGCCGTATGACCACTTCATCCGTGGTGACCTCGATTTTTCTGATAATCTTTGTTGACCTGATCTTCACATACTTGTTCTTCTTCTAA
- a CDS encoding OmpA family protein, with the protein MTNLYRFALALFAAVVLMPAAHAAKCCQHEEMAGRCSACTSHRSGCCGKDACSAPTQWADPANVHWVHKGVSFGNYMKMAKAEPPAVAAAPPSLGPIYFDFDKAHLRPESVEVCHQLAAYLKAHPGQSVTIEGNCCDIGTNAYNKKLVARRAQTVKKFLVENGIAAKRIKTVSYGEERPKHGTDRRELNRRDDFVVHLHEAPK; encoded by the coding sequence ATGACGAACCTGTATCGATTCGCGCTGGCCCTGTTCGCGGCAGTCGTACTGATGCCCGCAGCGCACGCCGCGAAATGCTGTCAACACGAAGAAATGGCCGGCAGGTGCTCCGCGTGCACCAGCCACAGATCCGGCTGCTGCGGAAAGGACGCGTGCAGTGCGCCGACCCAGTGGGCCGATCCCGCCAACGTGCACTGGGTGCACAAGGGCGTGTCGTTCGGTAACTACATGAAGATGGCCAAAGCGGAACCCCCCGCGGTTGCCGCCGCGCCGCCCAGCCTCGGGCCCATTTACTTCGATTTCGACAAGGCGCACCTGCGGCCCGAGAGCGTCGAGGTTTGCCACCAGCTTGCGGCGTACCTCAAGGCCCACCCCGGCCAATCAGTCACCATCGAAGGCAACTGCTGCGATATCGGCACAAACGCCTACAACAAGAAGCTGGTCGCGCGCCGCGCGCAGACCGTGAAGAAGTTCCTCGTCGAAAACGGCATTGCGGCAAAACGAATCAAGACGGTCAGCTACGGCGAGGAGCGCCCCAAACATGGAACGGACCGGCGCGAACTGAACCGCCGCGACGACTTCGTCGTCCACCTGCACGAAGCGCCGAAGTAA
- a CDS encoding ATP-binding protein, protein MKQDDIHIDLVSDPRLLASVRGLVRTYLVNEGFSSERAGEIVLAVDEACTNAMRHSYGGKGEGRLRLTVRLHDGAIEFILKDRGVPVAPEKCERKELAAPAPDALTPGGLGVQLMYSVFDDVKFSPGKKAGNRVVMRIKRPDKEK, encoded by the coding sequence ATGAAGCAGGACGATATACATATCGACCTGGTATCCGACCCGCGGCTGCTCGCGTCCGTGCGCGGGCTGGTGCGCACCTATCTCGTGAACGAAGGGTTTTCGAGCGAACGTGCGGGCGAAATCGTTTTGGCGGTCGACGAAGCGTGCACCAACGCGATGCGTCATTCGTATGGGGGAAAGGGCGAGGGACGGTTGCGACTGACCGTCCGCCTGCACGACGGCGCCATCGAGTTCATCCTGAAGGACCGGGGTGTGCCGGTCGCGCCTGAAAAGTGCGAGCGCAAAGAACTCGCCGCCCCCGCGCCCGACGCGCTGACCCCCGGCGGGCTGGGCGTTCAACTAATGTATTCGGTGTTCGACGATGTGAAGTTCAGTCCCGGCAAGAAAGCCGGCAACCGCGTGGTCATGCGAATCAAACGGCCCGACAAAGAAAAGTAG
- a CDS encoding formylglycine-generating enzyme family protein produces MRSQVSCLIASIVSGLIAVSAGASPPEPGDQKTFAGIRFVWCPAGAFTMGRHLGESGSLPSEDPAHTVTFAKGFWISKFEVTQKQWKDVMGFNPSFHQGAGYPNADDRPVDNVSWYDAQDFIDELNAANPKRHFRLPSEAEWEYACRAGTMTRFYWGEDNKTKKIDRFAWFQMNSGGETNPAGLKKGNEWHLFDMSGNVWEWVQDTFQSTYNGAPVDGSAWVVSGSTQRTVRGGSWYNNSMVCRSAYRGGMGPDGHYGDYGFRIVVRSK; encoded by the coding sequence ATGAGATCGCAAGTGTCATGTCTGATTGCCTCGATTGTCTCCGGTCTAATCGCAGTGTCAGCCGGGGCGTCGCCACCCGAACCGGGAGACCAAAAGACCTTTGCGGGCATCCGGTTTGTCTGGTGTCCCGCCGGCGCGTTCACGATGGGGCGCCACTTGGGCGAAAGCGGAAGCCTGCCGAGCGAGGACCCCGCGCACACGGTCACGTTCGCAAAAGGGTTTTGGATTTCGAAGTTCGAGGTGACGCAGAAGCAGTGGAAGGATGTGATGGGATTCAATCCGTCTTTCCACCAGGGGGCCGGTTATCCGAACGCGGACGATCGGCCGGTGGACAACGTGTCGTGGTACGACGCGCAGGACTTCATCGACGAATTGAATGCGGCCAATCCGAAGCGCCACTTCCGGCTCCCAAGCGAAGCGGAATGGGAGTATGCGTGCCGCGCCGGCACGATGACGCGGTTCTATTGGGGCGAAGACAACAAGACCAAAAAGATCGATCGCTTCGCGTGGTTCCAAATGAACAGCGGCGGCGAAACGAATCCCGCCGGTCTGAAAAAGGGCAACGAGTGGCACCTGTTCGACATGAGCGGGAACGTGTGGGAATGGGTGCAGGACACGTTCCAGTCGACGTACAACGGCGCGCCGGTGGACGGCTCGGCCTGGGTGGTTTCGGGCTCAACGCAGCGGACCGTGCGCGGCGGAAGCTGGTACAACAACTCGATGGTGTGCCGCTCGGCATATCGCGGCGGCATGGGCCCCGACGGACATTACGGCGACTACGGTTTTCGCATCGTCGTACGAAGCAAATAA
- a CDS encoding MCE family protein has product MPAKKHNFTVTEIKAGIMVIAAGLVFAGFAAAIAGYWPEKSQNVYVCFFKDTLGLNVGADVRFGGVKVGRVRSIAPDTSHTPAPSTGAAPGGQETEDEAAAMIQAPIIRVEAAVEPGIPINERSIVFIGQTTLTAEKHLEITTGLPQTRLLAAGDEIPVGIGGGLFDQIGSIAMSVESAIESVKALLGVEQAMIDSPEGKLDTTLVTMLRGVEQTVRESQGLVGDARNIMGQYRGDIGTVINEIIKIETNANALVAEINGLVAENRPDIQSAIQQVPALLSRVDGLAGDLELIAAGLQRTLETAEGAIESNRPAIEETILDLRDTVGHLKTFSRNLAEQPESVLWGKSTKERGGQKK; this is encoded by the coding sequence ATGCCCGCAAAAAAACATAACTTCACTGTCACCGAGATCAAGGCCGGGATCATGGTCATTGCCGCCGGTCTTGTGTTTGCGGGCTTTGCCGCCGCGATTGCGGGCTACTGGCCCGAGAAATCGCAGAATGTATATGTCTGCTTCTTCAAAGACACGCTCGGCCTGAATGTCGGGGCGGACGTGCGGTTTGGCGGGGTCAAGGTGGGCCGCGTGCGCTCCATCGCCCCGGACACGTCGCACACGCCCGCGCCATCGACCGGCGCCGCTCCCGGCGGGCAGGAGACGGAAGATGAGGCCGCGGCAATGATTCAGGCGCCAATCATCCGTGTCGAAGCCGCCGTCGAACCCGGCATCCCGATCAACGAACGAAGCATCGTCTTCATCGGCCAGACGACGCTCACGGCGGAGAAGCACCTCGAAATTACGACGGGCCTTCCGCAAACCCGTCTCCTCGCCGCGGGTGACGAGATTCCCGTCGGCATTGGCGGCGGCCTGTTCGATCAGATTGGTTCAATCGCCATGAGTGTCGAGTCGGCTATCGAAAGCGTGAAGGCGTTGTTGGGCGTTGAGCAGGCCATGATCGATTCTCCCGAGGGCAAGCTCGACACCACGCTCGTGACCATGCTGCGCGGTGTCGAACAAACCGTCCGCGAAAGCCAGGGGCTTGTCGGCGACGCGCGCAATATCATGGGCCAGTACCGCGGCGATATCGGCACGGTCATCAACGAAATCATCAAGATCGAGACCAACGCCAACGCGCTGGTCGCCGAAATCAACGGCCTTGTCGCGGAGAACCGGCCGGACATTCAGAGTGCCATTCAGCAGGTACCGGCGCTGCTCTCGCGCGTAGACGGTCTCGCAGGCGATCTGGAACTTATCGCGGCGGGACTGCAGCGCACCCTCGAAACGGCCGAAGGCGCCATCGAAAGCAATCGGCCCGCAATCGAGGAAACGATTCTCGATCTGCGCGACACCGTCGGTCATTTGAAGACCTTCTCGCGCAATCTGGCGGAGCAGCCGGAATCGGTATTGTGGGGCAAGAGCACGAAAGAACGCGGGGGCCAGAAGAAATGA
- a CDS encoding PilZ domain-containing protein: protein MTTAGGKPSVNAELYVGNRCMLRVAGEHFLVKILEVERAFIRVTFPGKDYPIEGLHVLIEFHDESGFNSYRTHVVQGPDKAGGALVLARPVESRRTKYRDSCRVPTDLTVHVKDQVHVRRYDAALVNIGAGGALIVTPAHFDFAATIEMQLSLPGEPQLSLIGQIVHATGSPHTYRSEDKTYGVRFVSIEPEAASCISRYVWNRLREIYSST, encoded by the coding sequence ATGACCACCGCCGGCGGAAAACCTTCGGTTAACGCGGAACTTTACGTCGGAAACCGCTGCATGCTGCGCGTCGCAGGCGAACATTTCCTCGTAAAGATACTCGAAGTCGAGCGGGCCTTCATTCGCGTGACATTCCCCGGCAAGGATTATCCCATCGAAGGTCTGCACGTCCTGATCGAATTTCACGACGAGTCCGGATTCAACAGCTATCGCACGCACGTCGTTCAAGGGCCGGACAAGGCCGGCGGCGCGTTGGTGCTCGCACGGCCCGTCGAATCGCGCCGTACCAAGTATCGCGACTCGTGCCGCGTCCCCACCGACCTCACGGTCCACGTAAAGGACCAGGTACATGTCCGGCGGTATGACGCCGCGCTGGTGAACATTGGCGCAGGCGGCGCGCTCATCGTCACCCCCGCCCACTTCGATTTTGCGGCAACCATCGAGATGCAGCTTTCACTGCCCGGCGAACCGCAACTTTCGCTTATCGGGCAAATCGTCCACGCAACCGGCTCTCCACACACCTACCGATCGGAAGACAAGACGTATGGCGTTCGGTTCGTTTCAATCGAACCGGAAGCCGCGTCCTGCATTTCACGCTACGTGTGGAACCGGCTGCGCGAGATCTACTCCAGCACGTAG
- a CDS encoding N-acetylmuramoyl-L-alanine amidase — MVALLVAVPVCLAAVIRVTLEDGVTVALRNGRLILLEVRPPATGAEEFFKKYLNPSVDWKAYAERAGVAVRFADLNPQTQRAALLAVFPEDYVDEKGWRHVAISDEGEKETLWAIAEWLTGEGTNHEKIAALNPGTESGVLDAGQQVLIPLDMLLDVMKEPTPERMPAIEEGVGAPEEQVDLGEVAKELVFKTRGRKDYAVYRLKQGEALYTAVVVRFTDFRENVDILAACDVIQKESEIVDVHDMDTGSEIWIPVEMLADRFKPESNPERQEYEQMLAEAERLRGQVQSKDLDGVVVILDPGHGGRDQGTRNVSNGYTIYEDEVAYDIVCRVKQILEMQTRAKVYVTMLDPDQQYAPTDLEKFEDDEDELVLVTPNYINHDAKVSANLRWYLANSIYRKEVNGGADPRKVIFTSIHLDALFNGKLRGTMVYIPGAAHRRDSERGGSMATYGQYKEVQEAPEAKSTAAERRRDEALSRNFAVTLLEELGKQRIKRHSVGDPIRNVIRQSGGKQYVPSVLRNTIVPTKVLVECANLTNETDSKWVTQPWWRQRFAEAYVNALKAYYR; from the coding sequence ATGGTGGCCCTCCTTGTTGCGGTACCTGTGTGCCTTGCGGCAGTCATCCGTGTCACCCTTGAAGATGGCGTCACCGTCGCGCTCCGGAACGGCCGGCTTATCCTCCTAGAGGTCCGCCCACCTGCAACTGGGGCAGAGGAGTTCTTCAAGAAGTACCTCAACCCTTCCGTGGACTGGAAAGCCTACGCTGAACGTGCGGGCGTGGCCGTGCGTTTCGCCGACCTGAACCCACAAACACAGCGCGCCGCATTGCTAGCCGTGTTCCCCGAGGACTACGTGGACGAGAAGGGCTGGCGTCACGTCGCCATCTCCGACGAGGGAGAGAAGGAGACACTCTGGGCCATTGCGGAGTGGCTGACGGGCGAAGGCACCAATCACGAAAAAATCGCGGCGCTCAACCCCGGCACGGAGAGTGGCGTGCTCGACGCGGGCCAGCAGGTGCTGATTCCGTTGGATATGTTGCTGGATGTGATGAAGGAACCGACGCCCGAACGGATGCCCGCGATCGAGGAAGGCGTCGGCGCCCCCGAAGAGCAGGTCGACCTCGGCGAAGTCGCCAAGGAACTCGTATTCAAAACGCGTGGACGGAAAGATTACGCCGTGTACCGCCTGAAACAAGGCGAGGCGCTCTACACGGCGGTTGTCGTGCGCTTCACGGACTTCCGGGAAAACGTCGACATCCTCGCCGCGTGCGACGTGATCCAGAAAGAAAGCGAAATCGTCGACGTGCACGACATGGACACCGGCTCCGAAATCTGGATTCCCGTCGAAATGCTCGCGGACCGGTTCAAACCGGAGAGTAACCCGGAGCGGCAGGAATACGAACAAATGCTCGCCGAGGCGGAGCGACTGCGCGGGCAGGTGCAGAGCAAGGACCTCGATGGCGTCGTCGTCATTCTCGATCCCGGCCATGGCGGCAGGGACCAGGGCACGCGCAACGTCAGTAACGGCTATACGATTTACGAAGACGAGGTCGCATACGACATAGTCTGCCGCGTCAAGCAAATCCTCGAAATGCAAACGCGGGCCAAAGTGTACGTGACAATGCTTGACCCGGACCAGCAGTATGCGCCGACCGACCTCGAAAAATTCGAGGACGACGAAGACGAACTCGTGCTGGTCACGCCAAACTACATTAACCACGACGCGAAAGTGTCCGCGAACCTGCGGTGGTACCTCGCCAATTCAATCTACCGAAAGGAAGTGAACGGCGGCGCGGATCCGCGCAAGGTGATTTTCACCAGCATCCATCTCGATGCGCTGTTCAACGGAAAACTGCGCGGCACGATGGTCTACATCCCCGGCGCCGCGCACCGGCGCGACAGCGAACGCGGCGGATCGATGGCGACCTACGGTCAGTACAAGGAAGTGCAGGAAGCGCCGGAAGCGAAATCCACCGCCGCCGAGCGCCGCCGAGACGAAGCGCTCTCGCGCAACTTCGCCGTCACCCTGCTCGAAGAACTCGGCAAGCAACGGATCAAGCGCCACAGCGTCGGCGACCCCATCCGCAATGTCATCCGCCAGTCCGGCGGAAAGCAGTACGTGCCGTCCGTGCTGCGGAACACGATTGTACCCACCAAGGTGCTCGTCGAATGCGCCAACCTCACCAACGAAACCGACAGCAAATGGGTCACCCAACCGTGGTGGCGCCAACGCTTCGCCGAAGCCTACGTCAACGCGCTAAAGGCGTATTATCGGTAG
- a CDS encoding ABC transporter ATP-binding protein, with amino-acid sequence MSEKNGPIIEVRDLVVKYGDRTVLDNINFTINRGEIFVILGGSGCGKSTLLRNLVGLMRPHSGQILFNGEDIAAMSDAGRVEVRKKLGMCFQGSALFNSMSIGDNVALPLREHTKLEESTIEIMTKIKLELVGLGQFGDYLPSEISGGMKKRAGLARAMAMDPEVIFYDEPSAGLDPIVAAGLDALIRKMQSTFNLTSVVVTHEMASVRLIADRVLMLLAGKVVGYGKLDDLQQSDHPFVRQFFDRRPDDESDNRDDYIRSLTGKES; translated from the coding sequence ATGAGCGAAAAGAACGGCCCCATCATCGAAGTGCGCGACCTCGTCGTGAAGTACGGCGATCGCACGGTGCTGGACAACATCAACTTCACCATCAACCGCGGCGAGATATTCGTCATCCTCGGGGGAAGCGGCTGCGGCAAGAGCACGCTCCTGCGCAATCTGGTTGGGCTTATGCGCCCGCATTCCGGGCAGATTCTGTTCAACGGCGAAGATATCGCCGCCATGTCGGATGCCGGACGCGTCGAGGTGCGCAAGAAGCTGGGCATGTGCTTCCAAGGTTCCGCGCTCTTCAATTCGATGAGCATCGGCGACAACGTCGCCCTGCCATTGCGCGAACACACCAAGCTCGAAGAATCGACGATCGAGATCATGACCAAAATCAAGCTGGAACTCGTCGGCCTCGGCCAGTTCGGCGATTACCTGCCATCCGAAATCAGCGGCGGGATGAAGAAGCGCGCGGGCCTCGCGCGCGCCATGGCGATGGACCCGGAAGTCATCTTCTACGACGAGCCCTCCGCGGGCCTCGATCCGATTGTCGCCGCGGGCCTCGACGCGCTGATCCGCAAGATGCAGAGCACGTTTAACCTCACGAGCGTGGTCGTGACCCACGAGATGGCCAGCGTGAGGCTCATCGCCGACCGCGTCTTGATGCTGCTCGCGGGCAAAGTCGTCGGCTATGGCAAACTCGACGATCTGCAACAGTCGGACCATCCCTTTGTCCGCCAGTTCTTCGATCGCCGGCCGGACGACGAATCCGACAACCGCGATGACTACATCCGCAGCCTGACCGGCAAGGAATCGTGA
- a CDS encoding membrane integrity-associated transporter subunit PqiC, with protein MSNRRILAIAGMALLAGCVGTTPPRLYTLNMAPSGAAAPNVNIEVARLRPLDALGAGAIVVRRSEHELDTYPLDHWASNLGEMASAKLAAEFGDPIPDRQTVSITGDVLAFEQVNSTEGTAAARVAVALEIRKKSDSRYAEPLLAKTYDAQFPLAEARPPDLVAALSRGVESIAQKIVADVNALDLSAATGPSKHEALHTLDMKPSGKAAASMNVDVTLLRRSEALARNSILIRPTATSVEYYAADRWAASVSTLVSEKLESEFGAPETGRETVQVSGTILAFERADTPEGAQGHAKLDVTLQSGQQGAARPLLWKVYEASAPAADDSAGAVALALSRALEDIAAAIADDAGRIPPAPEKPAAPPVNLYRLDMTPSGKAQCNYNVMIDRIQPHDSLTRSDILIVRDSTVVDRFPNDRWASGLAELVPEKLGAEFGHPVDGRETVHVSGIISGFEQIERGDGNRAALAKLDLTVRWAGMASDAPALRHVYEAITPIDGEGAHAAVRALSRAVEEIAVQAANDINGLTPPPKPEQ; from the coding sequence ATGAGCAATCGGCGCATACTCGCCATCGCAGGCATGGCGCTGCTCGCGGGCTGCGTCGGCACGACGCCGCCGCGCCTGTACACGCTGAACATGGCCCCAAGCGGCGCAGCGGCGCCCAACGTCAACATCGAAGTCGCGCGTCTGCGCCCGCTGGACGCGCTTGGCGCCGGCGCGATTGTCGTCCGCCGCAGCGAACACGAACTCGACACGTATCCGCTCGATCATTGGGCCTCGAACCTCGGCGAAATGGCCTCGGCAAAACTGGCCGCCGAATTTGGCGATCCAATCCCGGACCGGCAGACGGTCTCCATCACCGGCGACGTGCTCGCGTTCGAGCAGGTGAACTCGACGGAAGGTACCGCGGCCGCGCGCGTCGCGGTTGCGCTCGAAATCCGCAAGAAGAGCGACAGCCGCTACGCCGAACCGTTGCTCGCGAAAACGTACGATGCGCAATTCCCGCTCGCGGAAGCGAGGCCGCCGGACCTCGTCGCAGCGCTCTCGCGCGGCGTCGAATCGATCGCGCAGAAGATCGTCGCCGATGTCAACGCGTTGGACCTGAGTGCCGCCACCGGCCCGTCGAAACACGAAGCGCTCCACACGCTCGATATGAAGCCCAGCGGGAAGGCCGCGGCGTCGATGAATGTCGACGTCACGCTGCTTCGCCGAAGCGAGGCGCTTGCGCGCAACAGCATCCTTATCCGGCCCACGGCGACCTCGGTCGAGTACTACGCCGCCGACCGTTGGGCCGCGAGCGTGTCCACGCTGGTTTCGGAAAAGCTCGAATCCGAATTCGGTGCGCCGGAAACCGGGCGCGAAACGGTGCAGGTCTCCGGGACTATCCTCGCGTTCGAGCGCGCCGACACGCCGGAAGGCGCGCAGGGGCACGCGAAATTGGATGTGACGTTGCAGTCCGGGCAGCAAGGCGCGGCGCGTCCGTTGCTCTGGAAGGTGTACGAAGCGTCGGCCCCGGCAGCGGACGACTCCGCGGGGGCCGTCGCACTCGCGCTGTCGCGCGCACTCGAGGATATTGCCGCGGCCATCGCCGATGACGCGGGCCGCATTCCTCCCGCGCCGGAAAAACCGGCCGCGCCACCGGTCAACCTGTATCGTCTGGACATGACGCCGTCCGGAAAGGCGCAGTGTAACTACAACGTCATGATCGACCGCATCCAACCGCATGACTCGCTCACGCGCTCGGACATCCTAATCGTGCGCGACAGCACGGTCGTCGATCGATTTCCGAACGACCGCTGGGCGTCGGGACTGGCGGAATTGGTTCCGGAAAAACTCGGCGCGGAATTCGGGCATCCCGTTGACGGTCGCGAGACGGTCCATGTGAGTGGAATAATCAGCGGGTTCGAACAGATCGAACGCGGCGACGGAAATCGCGCGGCGCTCGCCAAACTGGACCTGACGGTTCGGTGGGCGGGTATGGCTTCCGATGCCCCCGCGTTGCGCCACGTGTACGAGGCTATCACGCCGATCGACGGTGAAGGCGCGCACGCCGCGGTAAGGGCGCTGTCGCGCGCTGTCGAGGAAATCGCGGTACAAGCAGCGAACGACATCAACGGCTTGACGCCGCCGCCAAAGCCGGAGCAGTAA